CGGTGGGCGATGAAGCTGAGGGCGTCCACGCCGTCGCCATTCAGGAGCAGGTCTACCTTCACCAGATCGCTGGTGCGGTAGCCGGAGAGCTCATAGTCCAGCGAGGCGTAGCCCTTGGTGTTGGCCTTCAGGGTATCGAAAAAGTCGTAGATGATCTCGTTGAGGGGCATCTGGTAGTGCAGCTCCACCAGATGGGTATCCAGATACTGCATATCCTTGAACTCGCCCCGGCGCTCCTGACACATGGGCATGATGTTGCCCACGAACTCATTGGGGGCAATGATGGAGACCTTCACATAGGGCTCCTCGGCGTGCTCGATGGTGCCGGGGTCCGGGTAGTTGTGGGGGTTATCCACCTTCACCATGGTGCCGTCGGACTTATAGACGTGGTAGATGACGCTGGGGAGGGTGGTCACAAGGTCCAGATTGAACTCCCGCTCCAGCCGTTCCTGAATGATCTCCATGTGGAGCATCCCCAAAAAGCCGCAGCGGAAGCCGAAGCCCAGCGCCACGGAGCTCTCCGGCTCGAAGGTCAGGGAGGCGTCGTTGAGCTGAAGCTTCTCCAGCGCATCCCGCAGATCCGGGTACTTGCTGCCATCCTCGGTGTAGATGCCGCAGTAGACCATGGATTGGGCGGGGCGGTAGCCCGGCAGGGGCTGACCGGCGGGGTCCTCCACCCCGGTGATGGTGTCGCCCACCTGCGTATCCTTGACGTTTTTGATGCTGGCGGTGAAGTAGCCCACCTCACCGGCCTGCAGGGCATCGGTAGGCTCATTGCCCAGCGGCTTCAGGTAGCCGCACTCCAGAATGGTATACTCGGCGCCGGTAGCCATCATGCGGATGGTCTGGCCCTTGCGGAGGGTCCCCTGCTTCACCCGGAAGTACACCACCACGCCCACATAGGGGTCATACTGGCTGTCGAATACCAGCGCCTGCAGGGGGGCCTTGGGGTCGCCGCTGGGGGCCGGGATATTTTGCACGATATCCTCCAGCACCGCCTGAATGTTGATCCCCTGCTTGGCGGAGATCTCCGGGGCGTCCATGGCCGGCAGGCCGATGATGTCCTCCACCTCCTGCTTGGCCTTCATGGGGTCGGCGGCGGGCAGGTCGATCTTGTTGAACACCGGCAGGATCTCCAGATCGTGCTCCATGGCCAGATAGGTATTGGCCAGCGTCTGTGCCTCCACGCCCTGCGTGGCGTCCACCACCAGCACGGCGCCCTCGCAGGCCGCCAGAGACCGGGACACCTCGTAGTTGAAGTCCACATGGCCCGGCGTGTCGATGAGGTTCAGGGCGTAGGTCTCCCCGTCCTGCGCCGTGT
The genomic region above belongs to Vescimonas coprocola and contains:
- the lepA gene encoding translation elongation factor 4, whose product is MFDQSHIRNFSIIAHIDHGKSTLADRLLELCNAVPAREMENQILDNMDLERERGITIKSRAVHLFYTAQDGETYALNLIDTPGHVDFNYEVSRSLAACEGAVLVVDATQGVEAQTLANTYLAMEHDLEILPVFNKIDLPAADPMKAKQEVEDIIGLPAMDAPEISAKQGINIQAVLEDIVQNIPAPSGDPKAPLQALVFDSQYDPYVGVVVYFRVKQGTLRKGQTIRMMATGAEYTILECGYLKPLGNEPTDALQAGEVGYFTASIKNVKDTQVGDTITGVEDPAGQPLPGYRPAQSMVYCGIYTEDGSKYPDLRDALEKLQLNDASLTFEPESSVALGFGFRCGFLGMLHMEIIQERLEREFNLDLVTTLPSVIYHVYKSDGTMVKVDNPHNYPDPGTIEHAEEPYVKVSIIAPNEFVGNIMPMCQERRGEFKDMQYLDTHLVELHYQMPLNEIIYDFFDTLKANTKGYASLDYELSGYRTSDLVKVDLLLNGDGVDALSFIAHRDKAYPRARRLCEKLKENIPRQLFEVPIQAAIGGRIIARETVKAMRKDVLAKCYGGDITRKKKLLEKQKEGKKKMRNLGTVQVPTEAFMAVLKLDSD